A region of the Geomonas subterranea genome:
TCCTCTTCCCTCCTTGAAACCTAAAAAACCATTGGCCACGGAGAAAATCTGAGGAAATCCGAGAGAGGCAAAAGACAAGGCTTCGGGTTTAAAACCTAAAGCTTTGTCTCTTTCTTTTCAGATGGTCCCAGAAGTTCTCCTGCCAATGGTTTTCAGTTCAGTCTTGCGGTTTTCTCCGAAATTCTCAGATTTTCTCCGTACCTGCGCGCTGTAGCGCTACGGTCCGCAAGCGTGGCCAATGGTTTCGCCTTTCCGTTCTCAGTGCTCCTGCGGCTGGGAGGTGAGGTACTGCTCGAACTGCCGCTTGTCCTGGCAGCAGCGGTACGCCTCTTCCGGCGACACCTTCTTGGTCTTCAACAGATCCAGGATGTGCTGATCCATGAGCTGCATGCCGTCCTTCCTCCCTGTCTGCATGATGGACGGGATCTGGAAGGTCTTACCCTCGCGGATCAGGTTGCCGATGGCGGGGTTCCAGACCATGATCTCCTGCGCCGCGGCGCGCCCCTTGCCGTCCGCGGTCTTCAGGAGCTGCTGGCAGACCACCCCCTTGAGCGACTCGGAGAGGATGGCGCGCACCTGCTCCTGGGCGTCCTTGGGGAAGACGTCGATGATGCGGTCCACGGTCTTCGCGGCCGAACTCGTGTGCAGGGTGCCGAAGACCAGGTGACCGGTCTCGGCGGCGCTCATGGCGAGGCTGATGGTCTCCAGGTCGCGCATCTCACCCACCAGGATGACGTCCGGGTCCTCCCTCAACGCCGCCCTGAGGGCGCTCGCGAAGCTCTCCGAGTGCTCCCCGATCTGGCGCTGGTTGAAGAGCGACATCTTGTTCTCGTGGATGAACTCGAGCGGGTCCTCGAGGGTGAGGATGTGCTCGCGCCGCGTGCTGTTGATCAGGTCGATCATGGCGGCCAGCGTGGTCGATTTGCCGCTCCCGGTGGGGCCGGTGACCAGCACCATCCCCTTCCTGAGCCTGGTCATGTTGCGGATCCCCTCGGGAAGGCCCAGGTCGTCCGCGGAGAGGATCTTGCTCGGGATGATGCGGAACACCGCCGCGATGCCGCGGTGCTGCATCATGTAGTTGCCGCGGAAACGGGCCAGCCCCGGCACCGAGTAGGCGAAGTCGAGGTCGTGCTTCTCCTCGAAGTACTCGCGCTGCTTGGGGGTCAGTATCTCGTACAGAATCGCCTTCAGTTCCTCGTGCGAGAGGGTCTTGAAGTTCTGGCGCTCCATCTCGCCGCGCAAACGGAAGATCGGCGGGGAACCCGCGGAAAGGTGCAAATCGGAAGCACCGGCGTCGTTTAGCAGCTTGAACAGCGCATCAATCCTTGCCATGTCTTCTCTCCGTCACAATATTATTGAAGCGACGTACTCGCCGGGGGCGATCTCGCCCCGCTCCAGGAGCTCCGCTCCCTCCTCCGCGATGCCGCGGAAGCCGGTGTCCCTCAGGTAGCGGACCACTTCGTCGCTATTACGGATCATCTCCAGGGCCTCCAGGAGGTCCTGGTCGAACCGGATCACGTCCAGGAGGTACTTCTTGCCGCGGTAGCCGGTCTGGTCGCAGGCCGGGCAGCCGGTGGGGCGGTAATACCCGCGGTCGCCGGCGGCCAGCCTGAGCGCCGCCAGTTCCTCGGGCGCCGGGGTGTAGCGCTCCTTGCACTCGGGGCACAAAAGCAGCGCGCAGCGGCTGGAAACCACCCCCCTGATGTGGGTCGGAATCAGGAAGTTCTTCTGGATCAGGTAAATGAGCTGCTTCAGCACCTCCGTCTTGCTCGCCAGCGACATCCCCGCCACCACAAGCTTGCCGCGCATGACCGCCTTGCTTGCCGCGATGAAGGTGGGGAGGTCGGTCACGTCCTCGATCACCAGGGTGTCCGGGTCGT
Encoded here:
- a CDS encoding type IV pilus twitching motility protein PilT → MARIDALFKLLNDAGASDLHLSAGSPPIFRLRGEMERQNFKTLSHEELKAILYEILTPKQREYFEEKHDLDFAYSVPGLARFRGNYMMQHRGIAAVFRIIPSKILSADDLGLPEGIRNMTRLRKGMVLVTGPTGSGKSTTLAAMIDLINSTRREHILTLEDPLEFIHENKMSLFNQRQIGEHSESFASALRAALREDPDVILVGEMRDLETISLAMSAAETGHLVFGTLHTSSAAKTVDRIIDVFPKDAQEQVRAILSESLKGVVCQQLLKTADGKGRAAAQEIMVWNPAIGNLIREGKTFQIPSIMQTGRKDGMQLMDQHILDLLKTKKVSPEEAYRCCQDKRQFEQYLTSQPQEH